TTCGCATGGTGTCCAAAGGAACGCCGATCAGTTATGGTTGCCGGTATGTCACCGAAAAAGATACGCGGATTGCAGTTCTGCCGATCGGCTACGCGGACGGAATTCATCGAACTTTTACGAATAAAGGTCAAGTGATGATTCGAGGAAAACGATATCCAATTGTCGGAGCAGTGACGATGGATCAAATCATGATCGATCTCGGCGATTCCGACGTGCGGGTTGGCGATGTCGTGATCTTTTGGGGAAATACGCCGGAAGGAGTTTTACAAGCTACAGAAGTCGCCGAACGCGTCGGTACAATTTCCTATGAATTGTGCTGTTCGGTCAGCAAGCGCGTTCCGCGAATTTATATAGATGAGACGGATAATTGAATCGGATAATGAAGCCTATAGAAATGTCTGGTAAAAAGTGTTTCATCTTGTCAGTAAAATTCTTAGTTTAGAGCGGAGATGGAAAAATCACGAATCAACAAAATCAGGATCGAACTTCATGAGTTTCCTGTTGATCAATCAGCGACCTAAATCGTTTTAGGAACAAGAAATGTTGATATAGGAGTGTCAATGAAAAAGGAACAGAAGAAATTTTCAGTTAGCGTCATCGTTCATTTGACCGATGCGCTTCCGTACGACATGAATGGATTTGCACACATTCTGAATTCGATTGTCAATCAATACACATTGCCGGAAGAATTGATCGTTATCGATGAGCGGAAAGCGGAAAAGTCACAATTTGAGATTGGCTCAGTTTCAACGATTGTCATCAAGGGCAATTTTAAGAATCAATCTGAAAAAGTGAACCATGCAATTAAAAAATGCACATCCAATTATGTGTTATACATTGATAATTCGGTCGATGAGATCCGGTTAAAACGCTCGTATATCGACACGGCGATGTTGATTGTCGAAAAATATCCCAATTTCGGAATGTTATACGCCGACTACGATCTGCTAAAAGATGAAACTCGCAGGGAAATTCGTCTTTTGAAACATCACGCGGGGCGATTGCGTGATAATCAGGACTTCGGCAAGGTATTCTTTTTCTCGAAGGATGCGCTCAAATCGGTCAAACTGTTTGACGAATCATTGAAATACCGGGCGCTTTATGATATTCGTCTGAAGTTATCGGAAAAATTCGACATTGTTCACGTTGCAAACAAAGTCGCGGGTTCACTCTATGAAGTCGTCGCGGAAAGCAAAGCGCACAACGTGTTCGACTATTTGTTGGTAGGAAAAGCAGTTAATCGGGAAGCAGAAGCGGTTCTGACGAAACATTTGCAGAGAGTTGGCGCTTATTTAGAACCGGGAAAGGGCTACCATAAACGTCCGGAACCTTCAAAAGATGCCCAATTCGTTGTGTCAGTGATCATTCCGGTCAACCGTCGCCCGGAATTTATCGAAACCGCATTATCGTCGGTTTTTCACCAGACGGTTCAGGACATTGAAGTCATCGTCGTTGTCAACGGTGGAGATGACGATCCAACGATTCAGGAAGTTCGGAAGTATATGCCGGAAGGTTCTCTATATGATGAAACAAAGCCATCCGTTCGACTGGTTGTCGCTGATGTTAACAACATTGGTCTTTCGCTGGATTTCGGTGTGAAGATTGCCCAAGGAAAATACTATGTCCAGTTAGATTCTGATGACATGCTTAAACCCGATGCCGTCGAAAAAATTATGAAAGTTTATCAATCTGACGAAAAAATAGGAATGGTGATTGGTTCGTACGAAGTTTGGGAAAAGAGGCCGAATGGCGAATTTATCCGAATGGAACAGATTCCCATCGTGACGCACGACGAATGGACGGAAGAGAACGGTCGCAACAATCTTTTGCACATCAACGGAGCTGGCGCGCCTCGCTCGATTCCGATTCAGATTATCAAAGAGATGGGCTACTTTGGCATCAATGACGAACCATACGCGCAGAACTACGGCGAAGACTACGATCTTGTCATGAAAATCAGTGAAAAATATCGCATCGTGCGCGTTTGGGATCCGATCTATGAAGTTGTTCGGCATTCAGGTGGCACGGATCACAGCATCGATCAACAAACGATTGACCGCAATGATGAAGCGAAAGATTATATGCGATTGA
The Candidatus Marinimicrobia bacterium CG08_land_8_20_14_0_20_45_22 DNA segment above includes these coding regions:
- a CDS encoding glycosyl transferase family 2, whose protein sequence is MNGFAHILNSIVNQYTLPEELIVIDERKAEKSQFEIGSVSTIVIKGNFKNQSEKVNHAIKKCTSNYVLYIDNSVDEIRLKRSYIDTAMLIVEKYPNFGMLYADYDLLKDETRREIRLLKHHAGRLRDNQDFGKVFFFSKDALKSVKLFDESLKYRALYDIRLKLSEKFDIVHVANKVAGSLYEVVAESKAHNVFDYLLVGKAVNREAEAVLTKHLQRVGAYLEPGKGYHKRPEPSKDAQFVVSVIIPVNRRPEFIETALSSVFHQTVQDIEVIVVVNGGDDDPTIQEVRKYMPEGSLYDETKPSVRLVVADVNNIGLSLDFGVKIAQGKYYVQLDSDDMLKPDAVEKIMKVYQSDEKIGMVIGSYEVWEKRPNGEFIRMEQIPIVTHDEWTEENGRNNLLHINGAGAPRSIPIQIIKEMGYFGINDEPYAQNYGEDYDLVMKISEKYRIVRVWDPIYEVVRHSGGTDHSIDQQTIDRNDEAKDYMRLIAVGRRQKLNAK